The Mercenaria mercenaria strain notata chromosome 1, MADL_Memer_1, whole genome shotgun sequence nucleotide sequence GAGGCCCCCCTCTGCTTCTACGCATAGCCATCGGTGCATGAGCCATTGCAGGCATTGCATGTCCAAATTCACTATGTGCACTGTCGGGTTTAAAATTCTTCCGTACATCACTGAGGTTTTTAAAGTCCGCTAGTTTCTTTGCTCCCGGAGATTCTGCGACAGACGACAATTCAGCTTTATTCCTATGAagctgttttgtttttatgcccttTGACACCATTTTAGAATGTACTCTTCGTGTAAattcttcttcgtcgatttctCTGCCAGCAGCTAAATCTGCCTGTGCCTCAGCGTTAACCTCGTCCATAAAGTGTTCAAGTGACATCTCTTCCTGTGCTCCACCAACAATAACCTGAGTCAGCAACTGAGCTTTCGTTAAAGGAACATACTGTCCACCCGTAATAAACGCTACAGCCATGAAAAAGTCCTTGTAAGGTGTGATACTTGGCTCGCAGCCAACCATATATAGTGTGATGCCTTTCTCAGCCATCCGATTTGTGACCTCCATTGGATCGATACCCGCCGGACATCCGTTTGGAAATCCATCACCGCTGCAGTTCAAACCATGGGGTGGTGCG carries:
- the LOC123525666 gene encoding uncharacterized protein LOC123525666, producing the protein MAENTGKTKMDTVERPPLKKHDIKLLDLAFAMDCTGSMGSYIDSARDNIRKIVEEIVASEKSNVHLALVEYRDHPPEDATFVTRVHDFTASPKTMKEWLSNSQATGGGDCPEAVADALHDVLKLTWREEATKICVCISDAPPHGLNCSGDGFPNGCPAGIDPMEVTNRMAEKGITLYMVGCEPSITPYKDFFMAVAFITGGQYVPLTKAQLLTQVIVGGAQEEMSLEHFMDEVNAEAQADLAAGREIDEEEFTRRVHSKMVSKGIKTKQLHRNKAELSSVAESPGAKKLADFKNLSDVRKNFKPDSAHSEFGHAMPAMAHAPMAMRRSRGGPPMAMGGGPPMAMAMSAPPPPPGDAESYETVEADISYAQSSRMVQKCLKRNMIKK